In Ruminococcaceae bacterium BL-4, one DNA window encodes the following:
- a CDS encoding Capsular polysaccharide biosynthesis protein Cps4E: MYKHFFKRLLDIVLSLCAIIILAIPMLIIAIAIKIDDPGPVIFKQKRAGIKKDGVISHFQLLKYRSMRVNTPDVPTHLLEHPEQYISRIGAFLRKTSLDELPQIYNIFLSQMSIIGPRPALWNQYDLISERDKYGANDIKPGLTGWAQVNGRDELQIIDKARLDGDYTKNVSLKMDCICFFKTFGKVLKREGIVEGSTGEIEKKKEAVGK; the protein is encoded by the coding sequence ATGTATAAACATTTTTTTAAAAGACTACTTGATATTGTCCTGTCACTCTGCGCAATCATTATATTGGCAATCCCAATGCTGATAATTGCCATTGCAATCAAGATTGATGACCCCGGTCCCGTGATTTTCAAACAAAAGCGTGCCGGCATCAAAAAAGATGGCGTTATATCGCACTTCCAGCTTTTGAAATATAGAAGCATGCGTGTCAACACCCCGGATGTTCCTACCCATCTTCTGGAACATCCGGAACAGTACATAAGCCGTATTGGTGCCTTTCTACGTAAAACAAGCTTAGACGAGCTGCCCCAAATTTACAATATTTTTTTGTCTCAAATGAGCATTATTGGGCCACGCCCGGCATTGTGGAATCAGTATGATCTGATTTCCGAGCGTGACAAGTACGGCGCAAACGATATAAAGCCCGGCTTAACTGGCTGGGCGCAGGTTAACGGACGCGATGAGCTTCAAATTATCGACAAGGCAAGACTGGACGGAGACTATACAAAAAATGTTTCACTGAAAATGGACTGTATTTGCTTTTTCAAAACCTTCGGAAAAGTTCTTAAGCGCGAGGGCATTGTTGAAGGCAGTACAGGTGAAATAGAAAAGAAAAAAGAGGCGGTTGGAAAATGA
- a CDS encoding membrane protein of unknown function (Evidence 5 : Unknown function) produces the protein MSEKRITDFILPIVVLLLNLVLISFLLWPSAAKLFGNPWVIAAFVSYFVLSFFLTQKQKKKQPQEKNIKSIKTLNLVNEGLGFVLLVILLTKPYLH, from the coding sequence ATGAGTGAAAAAAGAATAACAGATTTTATTTTACCGATTGTTGTGCTTCTCCTGAATCTTGTGCTGATTAGTTTCCTTTTATGGCCATCCGCGGCAAAATTATTTGGGAATCCATGGGTGATAGCAGCGTTTGTTAGTTATTTTGTACTTTCGTTTTTTTTAACACAGAAGCAGAAGAAAAAACAGCCGCAAGAAAAAAACATAAAATCGATTAAAACTCTCAATTTAGTAAATGAAGGGTTGGGATTTGTCCTTTTAGTGATCTTATTGACAAAACCATACCTGCATTAA
- a CDS encoding protein of unknown function (Evidence 5 : Unknown function) yields MVICFTLHILHLFNDPFDTEDVTYWNDYKSLCFPKIRANTNYAVIISCIWFFFLLMY; encoded by the coding sequence GTGGTTATTTGTTTTACCCTTCACATATTGCATCTGTTCAATGATCCTTTTGACACAGAGGATGTCACTTACTGGAACGATTATAAATCTCTGTGCTTTCCTAAGATACGTGCTAATACCAATTATGCAGTCATTATTTCCTGTATATGGTTTTTCTTCCTTCTCATGTACTGA
- a CDS encoding exported protein of unknown function (Evidence 5 : Unknown function) codes for MHYLLLKKIISCVCVTSLIMVLYCANAFASLPPFSQSQMSFSEVQEFERMTNDELKEYMLSHGYTEAEANKYYGCYLTGVVSDER; via the coding sequence ATGCATTATTTATTATTGAAAAAAATTATCAGTTGTGTTTGTGTTACTTCATTAATTATGGTTCTTTATTGTGCAAATGCTTTTGCAAGTTTACCACCTTTTTCTCAAAGTCAAATGAGTTTTTCGGAAGTACAAGAATTTGAGAGAATGACTAACGATGAGCTAAAAGAATATATGCTTTCTCATGGCTATACTGAAGCAGAAGCTAATAAATATTATGGATGCTATTTGACAGGAGTTGTATCAGATGAGCGATAA
- a CDS encoding membrane protein of unknown function (Evidence 5 : Unknown function), giving the protein MSDKGTDSKFMDQWKKSVAISVISCTALGIFAFLMDRFYGTDFFRERLWLRILMMVGIFATLLPNKKLHDETGLSYWTLDLWQDSTMMVLSILYTIEFFLLGRYVFYTINH; this is encoded by the coding sequence ATGAGCGATAAGGGGACAGATTCTAAATTCATGGACCAATGGAAAAAGTCCGTCGCAATTTCTGTGATTTCGTGTACGGCTTTAGGGATTTTTGCTTTTCTGATGGATCGGTTTTATGGAACAGACTTTTTTAGAGAACGTCTTTGGCTTCGGATTTTAATGATGGTTGGGATATTTGCAACGCTGCTTCCGAATAAAAAGTTACATGATGAAACGGGACTCAGTTATTGGACCCTCGACTTGTGGCAAGATAGTACAATGATGGTGCTGTCAATTCTTTATACAATCGAGTTCTTTCTGTTAGGAAGATATGTTTTTTACACCATCAACCATTGA
- a CDS encoding Neopullulanase, with protein MFNSRSLSYRSPIGAVGDHQPVHFRVTMPRDLRVSAVRLLVLHDQNQSLSTLDLFWCGMNGENFEWWECHFIPQEEGLYFYHFQVNTWRGWQDLYRGTDGEDSAFHGPTGRLWQLTVFEHTYRTPDWLSGGVMYQIFPDRFFASGKEKLNVPNDRMLHKKWDEEPIWQSSEKGIVKNNDYFGGDLPGITQKLDYLKGLGVTCIYLNPIFEAHSNHRYNTANYEKIDPLLGNEEDFRTLCREAKKLGIHVIIDGVFNHTGSDSIYFNREGRYPEPGAYQSKNSPYYSWYRFHNWPNDYECWWNFNTLPDVNEENPDYRNYITGKDGIIRKWIRAGASGWRLDVADELPDDFLEDIRKAAREENPDAVILGEVWEDATTKYDYGKRRRYLLGNQLDSVMNYPFRNAILGFLSGQDAAQIMESITEILENYPPQTIRILMNHIGTHDTERALSALGGEPLNGHNRKWQSEQKLSEEQRAHGVERLKAASLIQYTLPGVPCLYYGDEAGMEGYRDPFNRRVYPWGNEDADLLEWYRGLGFLRKEFSCLKEGDFQPIHASGHLLIYTRSNPRDQLLIAVNAADSEKPFYLPNDWRTAQVEFGPEPDRNGSVTLEAQGILLLSRRKIAGPNPSLETLPAPSFNETIESIKDQILESEEKPVIKEQLMDFLQKIDSQKSDSEKST; from the coding sequence ATGTTTAATTCACGCAGTCTGTCTTATCGCAGTCCTATCGGGGCCGTAGGCGATCATCAGCCCGTTCATTTTCGCGTTACCATGCCGCGCGATTTACGGGTCAGCGCAGTGCGGCTTTTGGTTCTGCACGACCAGAATCAGAGTCTTTCCACGCTGGACCTTTTCTGGTGCGGAATGAACGGGGAAAACTTTGAATGGTGGGAATGCCATTTTATTCCTCAGGAAGAAGGACTCTATTTCTATCATTTTCAGGTGAACACATGGCGCGGCTGGCAGGACCTTTATCGAGGAACAGACGGCGAAGATTCCGCTTTTCACGGTCCTACTGGGAGGCTCTGGCAGCTGACCGTTTTTGAGCATACCTACCGCACGCCGGATTGGCTTTCTGGCGGTGTGATGTACCAAATTTTTCCTGACCGCTTTTTTGCTTCCGGCAAAGAAAAATTGAATGTCCCAAACGACCGAATGCTTCATAAAAAATGGGACGAAGAACCAATCTGGCAGTCCAGTGAAAAGGGAATCGTCAAAAATAACGACTATTTTGGAGGCGATCTCCCTGGAATCACTCAAAAGCTGGATTATTTAAAAGGGTTAGGAGTCACCTGCATTTATTTAAACCCAATTTTTGAGGCTCATTCCAATCATCGCTACAACACAGCAAACTATGAAAAAATCGACCCGCTCCTCGGCAATGAGGAGGATTTTCGCACTCTTTGCAGAGAAGCCAAAAAGCTCGGAATCCATGTAATCATTGACGGTGTCTTCAATCATACCGGCAGCGACAGCATTTATTTTAACCGGGAAGGTCGTTATCCGGAGCCCGGAGCCTATCAAAGCAAAAACTCCCCCTATTATTCGTGGTATCGTTTTCATAACTGGCCAAACGATTATGAATGCTGGTGGAATTTTAATACCTTGCCCGATGTAAACGAAGAAAATCCGGATTACCGTAATTATATCACTGGAAAAGACGGAATTATTCGCAAATGGATCCGCGCCGGAGCTTCTGGATGGCGCTTAGATGTTGCAGATGAACTGCCTGACGATTTTCTGGAAGACATCCGCAAAGCTGCACGGGAAGAAAATCCGGATGCAGTTATTCTTGGAGAAGTCTGGGAAGACGCCACCACAAAATACGATTATGGAAAAAGGCGACGATACCTTTTAGGGAATCAACTTGACAGTGTCATGAATTATCCATTTCGCAATGCGATTTTAGGTTTTCTCTCTGGGCAGGACGCAGCACAGATCATGGAATCCATCACGGAGATTTTAGAAAATTATCCACCGCAAACGATTCGAATTCTCATGAATCATATTGGAACGCACGATACCGAGCGGGCTTTGAGTGCATTAGGCGGAGAACCACTTAACGGGCATAACCGAAAATGGCAGAGCGAGCAAAAGCTCTCGGAAGAGCAGCGGGCTCATGGAGTTGAAAGGCTTAAAGCAGCATCCCTCATTCAATACACACTGCCGGGAGTTCCATGCCTTTATTATGGGGATGAAGCCGGTATGGAAGGTTATCGAGATCCTTTTAACCGCCGAGTTTATCCATGGGGAAACGAAGACGCCGATCTTTTGGAATGGTACCGTGGGTTAGGTTTCCTTCGTAAAGAGTTTTCCTGTTTAAAAGAAGGGGATTTTCAGCCGATTCACGCAAGCGGTCATCTGCTGATCTATACCCGCAGCAATCCACGCGATCAGCTTCTAATCGCCGTTAATGCGGCAGATTCGGAAAAACCTTTCTATCTTCCCAACGACTGGCGAACGGCACAGGTTGAATTTGGGCCGGAACCAGACCGAAACGGCAGTGTAACCCTCGAAGCGCAGGGGATTCTCTTACTCTCGCGCAGAAAAATTGCAGGGCCAAATCCTTCTTTAGAAACGCTGCCAGCTCCCTCTTTCAATGAAACAATCGAGTCCATCAAAGACCAGATTCTAGAGAGCGAAGAAAAGCCTGTAATCAAAGAACAGCTGATGGATTTTCTTCAAAAAATAGATTCCCAAAAGTCAGATTCCGAAAAAAGCACTTGA
- a CDS encoding Glycosyltransferase WbuB, whose translation MKILVVCQYYFPEPFRISDICEGLVQRGHEVTVITGLPNYPMGKIYKGYEHGEKRDEVINGVHIHRCYTIERKTGAIHRVLNYYSYAISSSHFAAKLKEDYDVVFVNQLSPVMMAKAGIKYKDKHHKKLVLYCLDLWPESLVAGGIKRGSLIYKIFHHISEKIYKSADRILVTSHSFSKYFESEFGIKDTEYLPQYAESIFEPEQCAKKPNNTFDLMFAGNIGAAQSVKTIIEAANLTKDIPNLRWHIVGDGSELENVKQLAKQYDLSSVIFHGRQPLEKMPEYYAMADAMLVTMQKDPVLSLTLPGKVQTYMAAGKPIIGAIDGETADVIAASQCGLCGQSESSEELMNNVRTFIYENRKSCPFAHSARDYYLKHFSKSKYLDSLEECFKGEIL comes from the coding sequence ATGAAAATTCTTGTAGTCTGTCAATACTATTTCCCTGAACCGTTTCGCATTTCTGACATTTGCGAAGGACTTGTGCAACGTGGCCATGAAGTCACGGTAATTACGGGATTGCCAAATTATCCGATGGGAAAGATTTATAAAGGATATGAACACGGAGAAAAGCGTGACGAGGTAATTAACGGCGTTCACATCCACCGCTGCTATACGATTGAAAGAAAGACTGGAGCAATCCATAGGGTCCTTAATTATTATAGCTACGCAATTTCATCCTCTCATTTTGCCGCAAAGCTGAAAGAAGATTATGATGTGGTGTTTGTCAATCAGCTCTCCCCTGTTATGATGGCAAAAGCCGGAATAAAGTATAAGGACAAGCATCACAAAAAGCTTGTCCTGTATTGCCTTGATCTTTGGCCGGAAAGCCTTGTGGCAGGAGGAATCAAAAGAGGTTCTCTTATCTATAAGATCTTTCATCACATTTCAGAAAAGATCTATAAAAGTGCAGATAGAATTCTCGTTACCTCACACTCTTTTTCAAAGTATTTTGAATCGGAGTTTGGGATAAAAGACACAGAGTATCTTCCGCAGTATGCCGAGTCGATTTTTGAGCCTGAACAATGTGCCAAGAAACCCAATAACACATTTGATCTCATGTTTGCTGGAAATATCGGAGCTGCACAGAGCGTGAAAACAATTATTGAGGCTGCAAACCTGACAAAGGACATTCCTAATTTAAGGTGGCATATCGTGGGTGACGGCTCCGAGCTGGAAAACGTAAAGCAGTTGGCTAAACAGTATGACCTTTCATCCGTGATTTTTCATGGCAGACAGCCGCTTGAAAAAATGCCGGAATATTATGCTATGGCGGATGCTATGCTTGTAACTATGCAGAAAGATCCCGTATTGTCACTTACGCTACCCGGAAAGGTTCAAACATATATGGCAGCAGGAAAACCGATTATCGGAGCCATTGATGGAGAAACAGCAGATGTGATTGCAGCATCACAATGTGGTTTGTGTGGTCAATCTGAAAGTTCAGAAGAACTTATGAACAATGTTAGAACTTTCATATATGAAAATAGAAAAAGTTGTCCTTTTGCTCATTCTGCAAGAGATTATTATCTCAAACACTTTTCTAAATCCAAGTATCTTGATTCTCTTGAAGAGTGCTTCAAGGGAGAAATTCTCTAA
- a CDS encoding conserved membrane protein of unknown function (Evidence 4 : Unknown function but conserved in other organisms) has protein sequence MKVRHNVWKSILIVCLLFSVVAIFVCFIADSECYEWLFVLPFTYCICSMILLTQRMSLTGTIINLCAFLRYVLIPIMQSLFPVYGFSSFSCTDTETINKAIALMCYELIVITIFITIYLQLHRNVESLSKQDHEDVILNRFDTSHNHYGAILIFIVFSVLLVCVSPVTLQQISFIAIRSNTTSRIGSVSASSSTLDMIARQFFVIGFLSLFVICVLKLKQSKLKETTALNISLLCAAACTSIIISEQRSSQVYCAFAAIILLIQVYPQKKKKIIRTIGIVFIIVILLLSAYKTFYAFKYGSYSAAIANSNFSPYSITQTLEIYLLGPQTVASAIKFNMAYPSFSSIGQLFYDICRSTIGISFFVKDGGRALTSAQYNLFVTRGASTSGYLLPITAQGYIVFGAVFAPILICLCIWLAFKIEKKMFNSKSAYVTFFSAYVYVRLATCIISSNLNTVLNAISSILISAGLIYLIQFSISKMTHKNDA, from the coding sequence GTGAAAGTTCGTCATAATGTATGGAAAAGCATTCTTATCGTTTGCTTGCTCTTTTCCGTTGTTGCAATTTTTGTGTGTTTCATTGCAGATAGTGAATGCTATGAGTGGTTATTTGTTTTACCCTTCACATATTGCATCTGTTCAATGATCCTTTTGACACAGAGGATGTCACTTACTGGAACGATTATAAATCTCTGTGCTTTCCTAAGATACGTGCTAATACCAATTATGCAGTCATTATTTCCTGTATATGGTTTTTCTTCCTTCTCATGTACTGATACAGAAACAATTAATAAGGCAATCGCGCTTATGTGCTATGAGCTGATCGTAATTACAATATTTATTACTATTTACTTGCAATTACACAGAAATGTCGAAAGTTTATCCAAACAAGATCATGAAGACGTTATATTGAACCGTTTTGATACGAGCCATAATCATTATGGGGCAATTTTAATTTTTATCGTTTTTTCCGTTCTTCTTGTTTGTGTCAGTCCAGTTACCCTGCAGCAGATCAGCTTTATTGCGATTCGCTCAAATACAACAAGTAGAATTGGAAGCGTATCAGCTTCCAGCAGCACATTAGACATGATTGCTCGTCAATTTTTCGTGATCGGTTTTTTGTCTTTATTTGTTATTTGCGTTCTAAAGTTGAAGCAATCAAAATTAAAAGAAACGACTGCCCTGAATATTTCTCTGCTATGTGCCGCAGCTTGCACATCAATTATTATATCAGAACAACGCTCTTCTCAAGTTTACTGTGCTTTTGCCGCAATTATTTTGTTGATACAAGTATACCCTCAAAAAAAGAAAAAAATAATACGCACAATTGGGATCGTGTTCATCATTGTTATATTGCTTTTAAGTGCATATAAAACATTTTATGCTTTCAAATATGGTTCTTATTCAGCGGCAATTGCAAACTCAAATTTTTCTCCTTATTCGATTACACAAACACTGGAAATATATTTACTTGGTCCACAAACGGTCGCTTCGGCAATTAAATTCAATATGGCTTACCCCAGCTTCTCAAGTATTGGACAACTCTTTTATGACATTTGCCGATCCACAATCGGAATCAGTTTTTTTGTGAAAGATGGTGGCCGCGCACTAACTTCGGCACAATACAATCTGTTTGTGACAAGAGGAGCAAGCACAAGCGGATACCTTTTACCTATTACAGCTCAAGGCTACATCGTATTTGGGGCAGTATTCGCTCCTATTCTGATTTGCCTATGTATTTGGCTTGCATTCAAAATTGAAAAGAAAATGTTTAACAGCAAATCTGCATATGTAACCTTCTTTTCAGCCTATGTGTACGTTCGTTTGGCAACATGTATCATATCATCAAATTTGAATACTGTGCTAAACGCTATATCATCAATTTTAATCTCGGCGGGCCTAATATATCTGATCCAATTTTCAATTTCAAAAATGACGCATAAAAATGACGCATAG
- the epsM gene encoding Putative acetyltransferase EpsM (Evidence 3 : Putative function from multiple computational evidences), producing the protein MQLPLITTKGHKVRFSALHDLSIMFTLLKREMETMLTEKQCMQIEHELTTDIEPRKLAAYLSLHMGLTISEIVPLKVSDVDFIQGTLQITQSLSLQKNKCFQIIPAEKVRILQMPNHVINLFRENRHLFSSGDCYLLSGTTQSASPYVMQNLLTSIGRKCNIKAEPVTSSKLREAFIRRGLEQHVDVYTLCYYSGTRNFRDMQKRYEKYMTPNPAALNALNQFTESYEKPASQKPECKRMNLLILGAGSQGQVVKETAEAIGIFEKIAFLDDNPNNPLAIDTCINLKKYVAQFPIAFVSFGNAELREKYINALENAGYILPTLIHPMATLSTSCHVGEATIVEAKSIIGANAVVHRGCIISSASVIDVNAVVSEYSHIDCSATVAKSMTVPSHTKVPSGTVFRNE; encoded by the coding sequence ATGCAGTTACCCTTGATTACAACGAAAGGTCACAAAGTGCGTTTTTCCGCACTTCATGACCTTTCAATAATGTTTACTTTATTGAAACGAGAGATGGAAACCATGCTGACGGAAAAACAATGTATGCAAATAGAGCATGAGCTGACCACTGATATAGAGCCACGCAAACTCGCAGCCTATCTTTCTCTGCACATGGGGCTGACCATTTCGGAAATCGTTCCGCTTAAAGTTTCGGATGTGGATTTCATTCAGGGGACACTGCAAATCACACAGTCTTTGTCCTTGCAAAAAAACAAGTGTTTTCAAATCATCCCTGCAGAAAAGGTGCGTATTTTGCAGATGCCGAATCATGTAATCAATCTGTTCCGAGAAAATCGGCACTTATTCTCTTCTGGAGACTGCTACCTTCTGTCAGGAACAACGCAGAGTGCAAGTCCATATGTCATGCAAAATCTGCTGACCTCCATCGGAAGAAAATGCAACATCAAAGCAGAGCCGGTCACCAGCTCTAAGCTGCGTGAAGCTTTTATCCGACGCGGATTGGAACAGCACGTTGATGTTTACACTCTCTGCTATTACAGCGGAACTCGCAACTTTCGCGATATGCAAAAGCGCTATGAAAAATATATGACTCCAAATCCGGCGGCACTGAACGCCTTGAATCAATTTACAGAAAGCTATGAAAAACCAGCTTCGCAGAAACCCGAGTGCAAGCGAATGAACCTGCTGATTTTGGGTGCGGGCAGTCAGGGACAAGTGGTTAAGGAAACCGCAGAAGCGATTGGCATCTTTGAAAAAATCGCATTTCTTGACGATAACCCGAATAATCCGCTTGCCATTGACACCTGCATCAATCTCAAAAAATATGTCGCGCAGTTTCCGATTGCATTTGTTAGCTTCGGCAATGCGGAATTGCGGGAAAAATATATCAACGCTTTAGAAAACGCTGGATATATTCTGCCAACGCTTATTCATCCTATGGCAACACTCAGTACAAGCTGCCATGTGGGAGAAGCAACCATCGTGGAAGCCAAAAGCATCATCGGCGCCAATGCCGTTGTTCATCGCGGATGCATTATTTCATCTGCAAGTGTCATTGACGTCAACGCGGTGGTTTCAGAATACAGTCACATAGACTGTTCTGCCACGGTAGCCAAAAGCATGACCGTTCCTTCACACACCAAAGTACCAAGCGGTACAGTTTTTCGCAACGAATAA
- a CDS encoding membrane protein of unknown function (Evidence 5 : Unknown function), whose product MQQQSSKTKSLWHLCALLCFLCGLIFACSAMLVTLKMYSISIPMGKVGMVIGLIGVILYWIIIGGAPAAANTKEKREAFKQDIWVRRSILSLKICLGIALIAILIRTP is encoded by the coding sequence ATGCAGCAACAATCAAGCAAGACAAAAAGTCTGTGGCATCTATGTGCGCTGCTCTGCTTTCTTTGCGGGCTTATTTTTGCATGTAGTGCGATGCTTGTAACACTTAAAATGTATTCGATCTCCATTCCAATGGGAAAGGTTGGGATGGTAATTGGCTTAATTGGTGTCATTTTATATTGGATCATAATAGGAGGAGCGCCGGCAGCAGCCAATACAAAAGAAAAGCGAGAAGCGTTTAAACAGGATATATGGGTCAGACGTTCTATATTGTCTTTGAAAATTTGCCTTGGAATTGCGTTGATAGCGATTCTAATACGAACCCCTTAA
- a CDS encoding protein of unknown function (Evidence 5 : Unknown function) produces the protein MLELSYMKIEKVVLLLILQEIIISNTFLNPSILILLKSASREKFSKAYVEICHINQ, from the coding sequence ATGTTAGAACTTTCATATATGAAAATAGAAAAAGTTGTCCTTTTGCTCATTCTGCAAGAGATTATTATCTCAAACACTTTTCTAAATCCAAGTATCTTGATTCTCTTGAAGAGTGCTTCAAGGGAGAAATTCTCTAAAGCATATGTCGAAATTTGTCATATAAACCAATAA